The following proteins come from a genomic window of Solwaraspora sp. WMMA2065:
- a CDS encoding SAM-dependent methyltransferase: MTRSLADALDDVRALLLSPQLTRAVAAGRRRNAAPSVVRAELRPVALRAGTHLQIVTNDGTRPVTRNLPPGAPAEAAVDQLLAEPFGNWHVETSTSTLQLRVTKKGTAQVHRSTADRTDTGPGDHDRAKRYLLDPDDPLFAAIGANAAKRRQVDAFLRALAATLPDPLPAGPLHVVDLGCGNAYLTFAAYRYLVSRGGQPVVTGVDVREDQRRRNTALADQLGCAGQVRFVAGTIRQAPVEPAPDLVLALHACDTATDEALARAVDWQARWVLAAPCCHHDIAAQLRRQPAPQPYGPLVSAGILRERFADVLTDTLRATLLRAYGYRVDVVEFIDSQHTPRNLLLRARRGGVPDRREQHRAYRALVDQWAVTPRLQTLLPAPPDTAGSAVSDAAGATVVSRP, translated from the coding sequence CTGACTCGATCCCTCGCCGACGCCCTCGACGACGTCCGGGCGCTGCTGCTCAGCCCGCAGCTCACCCGGGCGGTCGCCGCCGGGCGTCGGCGCAACGCCGCCCCGTCGGTCGTTCGGGCCGAACTCCGGCCGGTCGCCCTGCGGGCCGGTACCCACCTGCAGATCGTCACCAACGACGGCACCCGTCCGGTGACCCGTAACCTGCCGCCGGGTGCCCCCGCCGAAGCCGCAGTCGACCAGCTGCTCGCCGAGCCGTTCGGCAACTGGCACGTCGAGACCAGCACCAGCACCCTGCAGCTGCGGGTGACCAAGAAGGGCACCGCGCAGGTGCACCGGTCGACCGCCGACCGGACCGACACCGGCCCCGGCGACCACGACCGGGCCAAGCGGTACCTGCTGGATCCGGACGACCCGCTGTTCGCCGCGATCGGCGCAAACGCTGCGAAACGCCGCCAGGTCGACGCGTTCCTGCGGGCGCTCGCCGCCACCCTGCCCGACCCGCTACCCGCCGGGCCGCTGCACGTCGTCGACCTGGGCTGCGGCAACGCCTATCTGACCTTCGCCGCCTACCGCTACCTGGTCTCCCGCGGCGGGCAGCCGGTGGTGACCGGCGTCGACGTCCGCGAGGACCAGCGGCGGCGCAACACCGCGCTGGCCGACCAGCTCGGCTGCGCCGGGCAGGTCCGGTTCGTCGCCGGCACCATCCGGCAGGCACCGGTCGAGCCGGCGCCGGACCTGGTGCTGGCGTTGCACGCCTGCGACACCGCCACCGACGAGGCGCTGGCCCGGGCCGTCGACTGGCAGGCCCGGTGGGTGCTGGCCGCGCCCTGCTGCCACCACGACATCGCCGCCCAGCTGCGCCGGCAGCCGGCACCGCAGCCGTACGGGCCGCTGGTCTCCGCCGGCATCCTGCGGGAACGGTTCGCCGACGTGCTCACCGACACGCTGCGGGCGACCCTGCTGCGGGCGTACGGCTACCGGGTGGACGTGGTCGAGTTCATCGACTCCCAGCACACGCCGCGCAACCTGCTGCTGCGGGCCCGGCGTGGCGGCGTACCGGACCGACGCGAGCAGCACCGGGCCTACCGGGCGCTGGTCGACCAGTGGGCGGTGACCCCCCGGCTGCAGACCCTGCTGCCGGCGCCGCCGGACACCGCCGGGTCCGCTGTGTCGGACGCCGCCGGGGCGACCGTGGTCAGTCGACCGTGA
- a CDS encoding potassium transporter TrkG — MRRPLRNPARIVPIAFLGAIAVGTVLMMVPASRQGPDAAPFVTALFTATSAVCVTGLAVTDTPAYWSPLGLVLITLLTQLGGFGIMSLATLLGLLVSRRLGLRSRLTAQAETNSLALSDIRRVLLRIAATMLGAETAIALVLAARLWLHYDYPPPRALWYGLFHAVQAFNNGGFALYSDGLVQFVGDWWICLPLIVGVVVGGLGFPALFELARERSRPRRWSVHTRLTVWGTLALIGIGFVSMLTFEWANPRTLGPLDLPEKLLAALFQDVMTRSGGFNTVDLGELNPETTAASIGMMFIGGGSASTAGGIKVTTFFLLAFVIWSELRGEHDVVIGRRRIAAASQRQALTVALIGVALVGAGTLALISLTDDIGGEQALYEVTSAFGTTGLSTGITGDLPDPAQVLLVVLMFVGRIGSVTLGSAIALNTRRRRFHYPEERPIVG; from the coding sequence ATGCGCCGGCCGCTGCGAAACCCCGCCCGGATCGTGCCGATCGCGTTCCTCGGGGCGATCGCCGTGGGCACCGTACTGATGATGGTGCCGGCCAGCCGCCAGGGACCCGACGCGGCGCCCTTCGTCACAGCCCTGTTCACCGCCACCTCGGCGGTCTGCGTGACCGGGCTGGCCGTCACCGACACCCCGGCCTACTGGTCACCGCTCGGCCTGGTGCTGATCACCCTGCTCACCCAGCTCGGCGGCTTCGGGATCATGTCGCTGGCCACCCTGCTCGGCCTGCTGGTGTCCCGCCGGCTGGGGCTGCGCAGCCGACTCACGGCGCAGGCCGAGACCAACAGCCTCGCGCTGTCCGACATCCGGCGGGTGCTGCTGCGGATCGCGGCGACGATGCTCGGCGCCGAAACAGCGATCGCCCTCGTCCTGGCCGCCCGGCTGTGGCTGCACTACGACTACCCGCCGCCCCGGGCCCTGTGGTACGGGCTGTTCCACGCCGTCCAGGCGTTCAACAACGGCGGCTTCGCCCTCTACTCCGACGGGCTGGTCCAGTTCGTCGGCGACTGGTGGATCTGCCTGCCGCTGATCGTCGGCGTGGTGGTCGGCGGGCTCGGCTTCCCGGCCCTGTTCGAGCTGGCCCGCGAGCGCAGCCGGCCGCGGCGCTGGTCGGTGCACACCCGGCTGACCGTGTGGGGCACGTTGGCGCTGATCGGCATCGGCTTCGTCAGCATGCTCACCTTCGAGTGGGCCAACCCGCGTACCCTGGGCCCGCTCGACCTGCCGGAGAAGCTGTTGGCCGCGCTGTTCCAGGACGTGATGACCCGGTCCGGCGGGTTCAACACGGTCGACCTGGGAGAGCTCAACCCGGAGACGACGGCGGCCTCCATCGGAATGATGTTCATCGGCGGTGGCAGCGCCAGCACCGCCGGCGGGATCAAGGTGACCACCTTCTTCCTGCTCGCCTTCGTCATCTGGTCGGAGCTGCGCGGCGAGCACGACGTGGTGATCGGCCGACGCCGGATCGCGGCGGCCAGCCAGCGTCAGGCGCTGACCGTCGCGCTGATCGGCGTGGCGTTGGTCGGGGCCGGCACCCTGGCCCTGATCAGCCTGACCGACGACATCGGCGGTGAACAGGCGCTGTACGAGGTGACGTCGGCGTTCGGCACGACCGGGCTGTCCACCGGGATCACCGGCGACCTGCCCGACCCTGCTCAGGTGCTGCTCGTCGTGCTGATGTTCGTCGGCCGGATCGGCAGCGTCACGTTGGGCTCGGCGATCGCGTTGAACACCCGGCGGCGACGGTTCCACTACCCGGAGGAGCGACCCATCGTTGGCTGA
- a CDS encoding NlpC/P60 family protein, with protein MASRAAALVTAVTATLLPAPAQAQASIAELDRRIDQAAHQLETVVEQYNEIRLDLRHNQERAGGLSETITELDRQLAFRHDQVGQLAASNYRVNGARPVATLLSTASAEHFVDQLLIADVINRDNERTIAELRDTRDRSEAARRTANALIEQQLLQQEQLSATQRQIESDIRALTELRDRQQALLSRSGAATADRSPADPLPEAATGSAASVVAFAHAQLGKPYRWGSAGPHSYDCSGLTSAAWATAGVQLPHNARRQFGTVTRIGRAQLRPGDLVFFYSNVQHVGIYIGAAQMIHAPRHGEVVRVDKIDRMPIKGYGRPG; from the coding sequence TTGGCAAGTAGGGCAGCCGCCCTCGTCACCGCTGTAACCGCCACGTTGCTGCCGGCTCCGGCCCAGGCGCAGGCCTCGATCGCCGAGTTGGACCGGCGGATCGACCAGGCGGCCCACCAGTTGGAGACGGTGGTCGAGCAGTACAACGAGATCCGGCTGGATCTGCGCCACAACCAGGAACGCGCTGGTGGACTCAGCGAAACGATCACCGAACTGGACCGGCAGCTCGCGTTCCGACACGACCAGGTCGGTCAACTCGCGGCCAGCAACTACCGGGTGAACGGTGCCCGACCCGTCGCCACCCTGCTGTCCACCGCGTCGGCGGAACACTTCGTCGACCAGCTGCTCATCGCCGACGTGATCAACCGCGACAACGAGCGGACGATCGCCGAGCTGCGCGACACCCGCGACCGCAGCGAAGCGGCGCGCCGGACGGCGAACGCGCTGATCGAGCAGCAGTTGCTGCAGCAGGAGCAGCTGTCCGCGACGCAGCGGCAGATCGAGTCGGACATCCGGGCGCTGACCGAGCTGCGGGACCGCCAGCAGGCGCTGCTGAGCCGGTCCGGCGCCGCCACCGCCGACCGCAGCCCGGCCGACCCACTGCCCGAGGCGGCGACCGGCAGCGCGGCCAGCGTCGTCGCCTTCGCCCACGCCCAGCTCGGCAAGCCGTACCGGTGGGGGTCGGCCGGGCCGCACTCGTACGACTGCTCCGGGCTGACCTCGGCGGCCTGGGCGACGGCCGGGGTGCAGCTGCCACACAACGCCCGCCGGCAGTTCGGCACCGTCACCCGCATCGGCCGCGCCCAGCTCCGCCCCGGTGACCTGGTCTTCTTCTACAGCAACGTGCAGCACGTCGGGATCTACATCGGGGCCGCCCAGATGATCCACGCGCCGCGGCACGGTGAAGTGGTCCGCGTCGACAAGATCGACCGGATGCCGATCAAGGGCTACGGCCGGCCGGGCTGA
- a CDS encoding DEAD/DEAH box helicase, translating to MTVDRAELRDRAEQTLHRLAGPGATLRDDQWRAIEALVVDRRRVLCVQRTGWGKSAVYFIATALLRAGTGSSGTDPATPTGSVPTAPAGPTVIVSPLLALMRNQVAAAERAGIQARTINSANLDEWDTVSAEIRAGAVDVLLISPERLNNPDFRDNVLPSLAATTGLLVIDEAHCVSDWGHDFRPDYRRIRTFLRELRPGTPVLATTATANTRVTDDVAEQLGDTADSRSDDDHAASDGRLGDTLVLRGPLDRRSLRLAVLDLPGTAHRLGWLADHLETLPGSGIVYTLTVAAAAETAEFLRSRGYAVAAYSGQSDDAQRRAAEQDLLDNKIKALVATSALGMGFDKPDLGFVVHLGAPPSPIAYYQQVGRAGRALDGDRYADVVLLPGPEDQAIWRYFASLAFPREEQVRSVLAALENAGRPLSTQALEPIVDLRRTRLELMLKVLDVDGAVRRVRGGWVATGEPWHYDAARLHRVAQARTAEQQIMQEYAVPADTAPPAGRPGCRMEFLRHCLDDPQAQPCGRCDRCAGGWLPSEVSPDALRAAETFLGRAGVEIPPKKLWPTGLEAVGVPLRGKIGPDEQALPGRAVGRLSDLGWGSRLRDLLAAGRPDTVLPADVAGAVIDVLREWARGTQPWPARPVGVVAVASRTHPELVASTARRIAEVGRLPLLGSVEPAWAEPPSAQGRGNSAQRVRTVHDAFAAPPELAAALSGLTGPVLLVDDLVDTGWTLTAVARLLRRSGAPAVLPFALATTN from the coding sequence ATGACCGTGGACCGGGCCGAGTTGCGCGACCGCGCCGAGCAGACGCTGCACAGGCTGGCCGGGCCGGGCGCGACGTTGCGCGACGACCAGTGGCGGGCCATCGAGGCGCTGGTCGTCGACCGGCGGCGGGTGCTCTGCGTACAGCGCACCGGGTGGGGCAAGTCGGCGGTCTACTTCATCGCCACCGCGTTGCTGCGCGCCGGCACCGGTTCGTCCGGCACCGACCCGGCCACCCCGACCGGGTCGGTGCCGACCGCACCGGCCGGGCCGACGGTGATCGTCTCGCCGCTGCTGGCGTTGATGCGCAACCAGGTCGCCGCCGCCGAACGGGCCGGGATCCAGGCCCGCACGATCAACTCCGCCAACCTCGACGAGTGGGACACCGTCAGCGCGGAGATCCGGGCCGGCGCCGTCGACGTACTGCTGATCAGTCCGGAGCGGCTGAACAACCCGGACTTTCGGGACAACGTGCTGCCCAGCCTGGCCGCTACCACCGGCCTGCTGGTCATCGACGAGGCGCACTGCGTGTCGGACTGGGGGCACGACTTCCGCCCCGACTACCGGCGGATCCGGACCTTCCTGCGCGAGCTGCGCCCCGGCACGCCGGTGCTGGCCACCACCGCGACCGCCAACACCCGGGTCACCGACGACGTCGCCGAACAGCTCGGCGACACCGCAGACAGCCGGTCCGACGACGACCACGCCGCCTCCGACGGCAGGCTCGGCGACACGCTGGTGCTGCGCGGTCCGCTGGACCGCCGGTCGCTGCGGCTGGCCGTGCTCGACCTGCCCGGCACCGCGCACCGGCTCGGCTGGCTCGCCGACCACCTGGAAACGCTGCCCGGCTCCGGCATCGTCTACACGCTCACCGTCGCGGCCGCCGCCGAGACCGCCGAGTTCCTGCGCTCCCGGGGCTACGCCGTCGCCGCGTACAGCGGCCAGTCCGACGACGCGCAACGCCGCGCCGCCGAACAGGACCTGCTGGACAACAAGATCAAAGCCCTGGTGGCGACGTCCGCGCTCGGCATGGGTTTCGACAAGCCGGACCTCGGTTTCGTGGTGCACCTCGGCGCGCCGCCGTCGCCGATCGCCTACTACCAGCAGGTGGGTCGGGCCGGCCGGGCCCTGGACGGTGACCGGTACGCCGACGTGGTGCTGCTGCCCGGCCCCGAGGATCAGGCGATCTGGCGGTACTTCGCGTCACTGGCCTTCCCCCGCGAGGAACAGGTGCGCTCGGTGCTCGCCGCCCTCGAAAACGCCGGTCGTCCGCTGTCCACCCAGGCCCTGGAGCCGATCGTCGATCTGCGGCGCACCCGGCTCGAACTGATGCTCAAGGTGCTAGACGTGGACGGCGCGGTGCGCCGGGTGCGCGGCGGCTGGGTCGCCACCGGCGAGCCGTGGCACTACGACGCCGCCCGGCTGCACCGGGTGGCCCAGGCCCGCACCGCCGAACAGCAGATCATGCAGGAGTACGCGGTACCGGCCGACACCGCCCCGCCGGCCGGCCGACCCGGCTGCCGGATGGAGTTTCTCCGCCACTGCCTGGACGACCCGCAGGCCCAGCCGTGCGGGCGCTGCGACCGCTGCGCCGGCGGGTGGCTGCCGTCCGAGGTGAGCCCGGACGCGCTGCGCGCCGCCGAGACCTTCCTCGGCCGGGCCGGAGTGGAGATCCCCCCGAAGAAGCTCTGGCCGACCGGGCTGGAGGCGGTCGGCGTACCGCTGCGCGGCAAGATCGGCCCCGACGAGCAGGCACTGCCCGGCCGGGCCGTCGGGCGGCTGTCCGACCTGGGGTGGGGTAGCCGGCTGCGGGACCTGCTCGCCGCCGGCCGGCCGGACACCGTGCTGCCGGCCGACGTCGCCGGTGCGGTGATCGACGTGCTCCGCGAGTGGGCGCGCGGCACCCAACCGTGGCCGGCCCGACCGGTCGGGGTGGTGGCGGTCGCCTCCCGGACCCACCCGGAGCTGGTGGCCAGCACCGCCCGACGGATCGCCGAGGTCGGTCGGCTGCCGCTGCTCGGCTCGGTCGAGCCGGCCTGGGCCGAGCCGCCGTCGGCTCAGGGCCGGGGCAACAGCGCGCAACGGGTCCGTACCGTCCACGACGCGTTCGCCGCGCCGCCGGAGCTGGCTGCGGCGCTGTCCGGGCTGACCGGCCCGGTGCTGCTGGTCGACGACCTGGTCGACACCGGCTGGACGTTGACCGCCGTGGCCCGGCTGCTGCGGCGCTCCGGCGCCCCGGCGGTGCTGCCGTTCGCCCTCGCCACCACGAACTGA
- a CDS encoding glycerophosphodiester phosphodiesterase has translation MSRTLPIMLLAGTLLATMAIPSAATATDPAARGKPPQAEPKPLVIAHRGASGYRPEHTLEAYRLAIRQGADYIEPDLVSTADGVLVARHENEISGTTDVADRAEFADRRATKTIDGRSVTGWFTEDFTLAELRTLRAVERLPQVRPTNTAFDGEFTVPTLQEVIDLARSEGRRLGRTIGIYPETKHPTYFQSIGLPLEEPLVDTLRRNKLTRRTDAVFIQSFETANLRKLSRMTNVRLVQLLGGSGRPYDFVVAGDPRGYADLATPDGLAWISRYADAIGPTKDLIVPRDADGALLAPTSLIRDAHRARLAVHAWTFRAENQFLPADHRIGADPAARGDITAEYELFYGLGLDGLFADHPDTAVAVRVATR, from the coding sequence TTGTCGCGTACTCTGCCGATCATGCTGCTTGCCGGCACCCTGCTGGCCACCATGGCGATCCCGTCCGCCGCCACCGCGACCGACCCGGCGGCCCGCGGCAAGCCGCCGCAGGCCGAGCCGAAACCACTGGTCATCGCACACCGCGGGGCCAGCGGCTACCGGCCGGAACACACCCTGGAGGCGTACCGGCTGGCGATCCGTCAAGGCGCCGACTACATCGAACCCGACCTGGTGTCGACCGCCGACGGGGTGCTGGTCGCCCGGCACGAGAACGAGATCTCGGGCACCACCGACGTCGCCGACCGCGCCGAGTTCGCCGATCGGCGGGCAACCAAGACCATCGACGGGCGCTCCGTCACCGGGTGGTTCACCGAGGACTTCACCCTGGCCGAGCTGCGTACCCTGCGGGCCGTGGAGCGACTGCCGCAGGTCCGGCCGACCAACACGGCGTTCGACGGTGAGTTCACGGTGCCGACCCTGCAGGAGGTCATCGACCTGGCCCGGTCGGAGGGCCGGCGACTGGGCCGGACCATCGGCATCTACCCGGAGACCAAGCACCCCACCTACTTCCAGTCGATCGGGCTGCCGCTGGAGGAGCCACTGGTCGACACTCTGCGACGCAACAAGCTGACCCGGCGTACCGATGCGGTGTTCATCCAGTCCTTCGAGACCGCCAACCTGCGCAAGCTGAGCCGGATGACCAACGTGCGGCTGGTGCAGTTGCTCGGCGGCAGCGGCCGGCCGTACGACTTCGTCGTGGCCGGTGACCCGCGCGGCTACGCCGACCTGGCCACCCCGGACGGGCTCGCCTGGATCAGCCGGTACGCCGACGCCATCGGGCCCACCAAGGACCTGATCGTGCCGCGCGACGCCGACGGCGCGCTGCTGGCCCCGACCTCGCTGATCCGCGACGCCCACCGGGCCCGGCTGGCGGTGCACGCCTGGACGTTCCGGGCGGAGAACCAGTTCCTGCCGGCCGACCACCGCATCGGTGCCGACCCGGCTGCCCGGGGCGACATCACCGCAGAGTACGAACTGTTCTACGGACTCGGGCTGGACGGACTGTTCGCCGACCATCCGGACACCGCCGTGGCGGTCCGCGTCGCCACCCGCTGA
- a CDS encoding TrkA family potassium uptake protein yields MADRTGTRSTRTVVIIGLGRFGGQVADSMLRMGFDVLGVDSNPAVVQRWADRLTYVVQADSTDTEALRQLGLRDFQRVVVGIGSDVEASVLTVLSLAEIGVTEVWAKAVSGKHGKILRSVGARHVIYPEAAMGDRVAHLITSKMLDFIEFDDGFSIAETRLPSGTAGRRLGETDIRSRYGVTVIGVKMPGERFTYADRETELRDGALLIVSGTTEQVQRFAAAT; encoded by the coding sequence TTGGCTGACCGTACCGGCACCAGGTCCACCCGGACCGTGGTCATCATCGGGCTCGGCCGGTTCGGCGGCCAGGTCGCCGACTCGATGCTGCGGATGGGTTTCGACGTGCTCGGCGTCGATTCCAATCCGGCGGTGGTCCAGCGGTGGGCAGACCGGCTCACCTACGTGGTGCAGGCCGACTCGACCGACACCGAGGCGCTGCGTCAGCTGGGTCTGCGGGACTTCCAGCGGGTGGTGGTCGGCATCGGCTCGGATGTCGAGGCCAGCGTGTTGACCGTGCTCAGCCTCGCCGAGATCGGCGTCACCGAGGTCTGGGCCAAGGCGGTCTCCGGCAAGCACGGCAAGATCCTGCGTTCCGTCGGCGCCCGGCACGTCATCTACCCGGAGGCCGCGATGGGCGACCGGGTGGCGCACCTGATCACCAGCAAGATGCTCGATTTCATCGAGTTCGACGACGGCTTCTCGATCGCCGAGACCCGGCTGCCGAGTGGTACGGCGGGCCGGCGGCTCGGTGAGACCGACATCCGGTCGCGGTACGGAGTGACCGTGATCGGGGTGAAGATGCCGGGGGAACGGTTCACCTACGCCGACCGGGAGACCGAACTTCGTGACGGCGCCCTGCTGATCGTCTCCGGCACCACCGAACAGGTTCAGCGGTTCGCCGCCGCCACCTGA
- a CDS encoding serine/threonine-protein kinase produces the protein MGGVANDCGQLLGDRYRLIERLGTGGTSVVWRGYDEILDRQVAIKVLAPQYAPDQVFRHRIRVEAQAAARLCHPHITNVYDYGEAVRDAATLPYVVMELVDGESLAARLRREHILSWRDAVVACAEVASALAAAHATGVVHRDVTPANVMLTSTGAKVVDFGISALAGESDVGPDGNLLGTPAYLAPERLNGGQVSPATDVYAVGLLLYRSLTGRLPWQAASVTQMLRAHLHTVPDPMPPVAGLPAEVVDLTLRCLAKCPADRPTSEEVAKTLAAAVGVAAGLSPSMVAPLPNRPGSDTDTAADDGPPPVGVDVTCGLEVTGLDLPVPTGIGRRRRLRTSWVQRRAEAVVIGVGLMMLSALVWAGAGATPATDRFREAVAAPPDFGLAAQSSAPCRVEYTVRGDSGREFVAAATVTNTGSAELTDWSLRFAFPGTQRLTAVRGGQWEQQGGDVRLRPAADATTLAPGATAQLQLAGDYDGVNTLPLEFHLDELICDVSVAAVAGQAAGATTELLETATGQPATDTSPVR, from the coding sequence ATGGGTGGGGTGGCGAACGACTGCGGGCAACTGCTCGGTGACCGGTACCGGCTGATCGAACGGCTCGGCACCGGCGGGACGTCGGTGGTCTGGCGTGGTTACGACGAGATCCTCGACCGGCAGGTCGCGATCAAGGTCCTCGCTCCGCAGTACGCCCCGGACCAGGTGTTCCGCCACCGGATCCGGGTGGAGGCGCAGGCCGCCGCCCGGCTGTGCCACCCGCACATCACCAACGTCTACGACTACGGCGAAGCCGTCCGGGACGCAGCCACCCTGCCGTACGTGGTGATGGAACTGGTGGACGGCGAGTCGCTGGCCGCCCGGCTGCGTCGGGAACACATTCTGTCCTGGCGGGACGCGGTGGTGGCCTGCGCCGAGGTCGCCTCGGCGCTGGCCGCCGCGCACGCCACCGGCGTCGTCCACCGCGATGTCACCCCGGCCAACGTCATGCTGACCAGCACGGGAGCAAAGGTCGTCGACTTCGGCATCTCCGCGTTGGCCGGCGAAAGCGACGTCGGCCCGGACGGCAACCTGCTCGGCACCCCGGCGTACCTGGCGCCGGAGCGCCTCAACGGCGGCCAGGTCTCACCGGCCACCGACGTGTACGCCGTCGGCCTGCTGCTCTACCGCTCACTCACCGGCCGGCTGCCCTGGCAGGCCGCGAGCGTCACCCAGATGCTGCGGGCACACCTGCACACCGTGCCCGACCCGATGCCACCGGTCGCCGGACTGCCGGCGGAGGTGGTCGACCTCACCCTGCGGTGCCTGGCCAAGTGCCCGGCGGACCGGCCGACCAGCGAGGAGGTGGCGAAGACGCTGGCCGCCGCCGTCGGGGTCGCCGCCGGGCTGTCGCCGTCGATGGTCGCGCCGCTGCCGAACCGGCCGGGCTCCGACACCGACACTGCCGCCGACGACGGCCCGCCCCCGGTCGGCGTCGATGTCACCTGCGGGCTCGAGGTCACCGGGCTGGATCTGCCGGTCCCGACCGGCATCGGCCGGCGTCGCCGGCTGCGGACCTCATGGGTGCAGCGCCGCGCGGAAGCCGTGGTGATCGGGGTCGGCCTGATGATGCTCAGCGCCCTGGTCTGGGCCGGAGCCGGTGCCACACCCGCCACCGACCGGTTCCGCGAGGCGGTGGCCGCGCCGCCGGACTTCGGGCTCGCCGCCCAGTCCTCGGCGCCCTGCCGGGTCGAATACACGGTGCGCGGCGACTCCGGACGGGAGTTTGTCGCTGCGGCCACCGTCACCAACACCGGTTCCGCCGAGCTGACCGACTGGTCTCTGCGCTTCGCCTTCCCCGGCACCCAACGGCTCACCGCGGTGCGGGGCGGGCAGTGGGAACAGCAGGGCGGCGACGTACGGCTGCGGCCTGCGGCCGACGCCACCACCCTGGCCCCGGGGGCGACCGCACAGCTCCAGCTGGCGGGTGACTACGACGGGGTCAACACGCTGCCGCTGGAGTTCCACCTCGACGAGCTGATCTGCGACGTGTCCGTCGCGGCGGTCGCCGGACAGGCGGCGGGCGCGACGACCGAACTGTTGGAAACGGCGACCGGTCAGCCTGCCACCGACACGTCCCCGGTCCGGTAG